One genomic region from Osmerus mordax isolate fOsmMor3 chromosome 4, fOsmMor3.pri, whole genome shotgun sequence encodes:
- the skic8 gene encoding superkiller complex protein 8 encodes MSTQYSILFKQEHAHDDAIWTAAWGRSEKDGSETLVTGSLDDMVKVWKWSDEKLELQWSLEGHQLGVVSVDISHNGAIAASSSLDAHIRLWDLESGKQIKSMDAGPVDAWTVAFSPDSKYIATGSHLGKVNIFGVESGKKEYSLDTRGKFILSIAYSPDGKYLASGAIDGIINIFDIATGKLLHTLEGHAMPIRSLTFSPDSQLLVTASDDGYIKIYDVQHANLAATLSGHASWVLSVAFSPDDTHFVSSSSDKSVKVWDASSRACVNTFFDHQDQVWSVKYNATGSKIVSAGDDRAIHVYDCPM; translated from the exons ATGAGCACTCAA TACAGCATTCTGTTTAAGCAAGAGCATG CCCATGATGATGCAATCTGGACTGCTGCTTGGGGTAGAAGTGAAAAAGACGGGTCTGAAACTCTTGTCACAGGCTCTCTGGATGATATGGTGAAAGTCTGGAAATG GTCAGATGAgaagctggagttgcagtggaGTTTGGAGGGCCACCAGCTAGGCGTGGTGTCTGTGGACATCAGTCACAATGGAGCGATCGCCGCCTCCAGCTCCCTGGATGCCCACATCCGCCTCTGGGACCTGGAGTCTGGCAAGCAGATCAAGTCTATGGATGCTGGTCCAG TTGATGCTTGGACAGTGGCCTTCTCTCCAGACTCCAAATACATCGCCACAGGCAGCCATCTTGGAAAAGTCAACATATTTGGGGTGGAAAGCGGCAAGAAAGAGTATTCCTTGGATACCAGAGGGAAATTCATTCTTAGTATAGCATAT AGTCCAGATGGAAAGTACTTGGCCAGTGGAGCTATAGATGGAATCATCAATATCTTTGACATTGCCACTGGAAAACTTCTGCATACACTGGAAG GTCATGCCATGCCTATAAGATCACTGACATTCTCCCCAGACTCCCAGCTCTTGGTAACTGCTTCAGATGACGGCTACATTAAGATTTATGATGT gcAACATGCTAATTTGGCAGCTACTCTAAGCGGCCACGCATCCTGGGTACTTAGTGTCGCTTTCTCGCCAGATGACACGCATTTTGTGTCCAG TTCTTCAGACAAAAGTGTCAAAGTTTGGGATGCAAGCTCAAGAGCATGTGTTAACACATTCTTTGACCATCAGGACCAG GTTTGGAGTGTGAAATACAACGCCACTGGATCCAAGATTGTATCTGCAGGCGATGACCGTGCCATCCACGTGTACGACTGTCCAATGTGA
- the LOC136942006 gene encoding L-fucose kinase isoform X2, with translation MTWDDFTGVRVLALPGDVSYASNHGVYLADEQGRVCDIIYRGTKDRIHRATQPDGKVPLVSGPIFFSKDVSERLLQTYVTPPLDGCTYMGMDSGAPPLQISLFLDVLMCLCSNLTESDFINGERLGCSSPLGPQGAAVTSARAVLWKILRGIPLTMVYVPGGCYDYLTMSGRAHIDRLTKAGTVRDTLSHIENGQCVSQGGRVINCVLEGDVSVASRAVIQHCHLQGPIEIQSGCLLSGLKVTSSQAHHLVLNSDIIIQGHHIKLGELKLTVYTVLGAHDDLELSSEDSTASFLNQQWSQFFHRTRIQPEELWMSGDHRSLLEARLFPVFQPKGGAVDLEGGACWLLGGLGSLEQWRTAWKLSLKEVLSLTDQEAELGWREQLFFLAGRRRVTDMLNGRSDCSLLPSFRAMVLGGQQGELLSTLDAIAASSTGNLGVASRCLANIADVLGCLAGEGRGGLRSGPAANPAWGSAFSLLEQGDLTAGVRALATERCNWLSRPDLLVRAARHYEGAGQILLRQAVKSAQKFVSIGHGEAPPIGEWLEVECPARLDLAGGWSDTPPIAFEHGGSVVNVAVKVDGKRPIGARARRIKEPRLVLVSSSGGQDCGVAREIVCENLEDLKDHCQPNAPGALLKSVCVCSGLVTFPSPQSLQEQLLQRWGGGVEVHSWSLLPHGSGLGTSSILAGAVFAAVYRCTARTYDTDSLIHAVLHLEQMLTTGGGWQDQVGGLVGGVKLARSKACLPLRVEVERLPVSQDFLVLLNQHLLLVYTGKTRLARNLLQDVVRSWYSRLPMIVNNAEQLVDNAEECACACTAGSLDRLGLCLDRSWQQKKVMAPGCEPVAVRTMMDALRPLVLGQSLAGAGGGGFLYLLTRQPLQGERVRQVLNNTPGLGDFSVHSVELDMDGISLLKPC, from the exons ATGACATGGGATGATTTTACCGGTGTTAGAGTGTTAGCGCTTCCTGGAGATGTTTCTTATGCCTCCAACCATGGAGTCTACCTTGCTGATGAACAG GGTCGAGTGTGTGATATCATCTACAGAGGAACAAAAGACAGAATTCACCGAGCCACACAACCCGATGGAAAGGTGCCTCTG GTTTCGGGGCCAATTTTCTTCAGCAAGGATGTGTCCGAGCGACTGTTGCAGACTTACGTGACCCCTCCCCTGGACGGGTGCACCTACATGGGCATGGATTCTGGTGCTCCACCCCTTCAG ATCTCACTCTTCTTGGATGTGTTGATGTGTCTGTGCTCAAACCTGACAGAGTCAGACTTTATAAATGGAGAAAGGCTTGGCTGCAGTTCCCCCCTGGGGCCACAGGGGGCAGCGGTGACAAGCGCAAGAGCTGTACTGTGGAAGATACTGAGGGGAATCCCTCTTACAATGG TTTATGTTCCAGGAGGTTGCTATGACTACCTGACCATGTCAGGACGAGCGCATATAGATCGCCTGACAAAGGcggggacagtgagagacaccCTTTCACACATAGAG AATGGCCAGTGTGTGAGTCAGGGCGGCAGGGTGATCAACTGTGTACTAGAGGGGGATGTCAGTGTAGCATCCAGGGCAGTGATCCAGCACTGTCACCTACAG GGCCCAATTGAAATCCAATCTGGATGTTTACTATCAGGCCTCAAGGTGACTTCATCGCAAGCCCATCATCTCGTCCTaaacagtgacatcatcattcAGGGACACCACATAAAGCTGGGAGAGTTAAAGCTCACTGTTTACACTGTGCTTGGGGCTCATGATGACCTGGAG TTATCCTCTGAGGACAGCACGGCCTCTTTCCTCAACCAACAGTGGAGCCAGTTCTTCCATCGCACTCGGATACA ACCGGAGGAGCTATGGATGTCCGGTGACCATCGCTCCCTGCTGGAAGCTCGTCTGTTCCCAGTCTTCCAACCCAAAGGGGGCGCTGTGGACCTGGAGGGGGGTGCCTGCTGGCTCCTGGGTGGCCTGGGGTCACTAGAGCAATGGAGGACAGCGTGGAAGCTGTCTCTCAAGGAGGTGCTGTCCCTGACCGACCAGGAAGcagagctgggctggagggagcaGTTGTTTTTTCTGGcgggcaggaggagggtgacTGACATGCTGAATGGCCGTAGCGACTGCAGTCTGCTGCCTAGCTTCAGGGCTATGGTGCTGGGAGGCCAACAGGGGGAGCTGCTGAGCACACTTGATGCCA tTGCAGCGAGCAGTACAGGGAACTTGGGAGTGGCTTCCAGGTGCCTGGCCAATATAGCGGATGTGCTAGGCTGTCTGgccggggagggcaggggaggtctGAGGAGTGGGCCAGCTGCTAACCCTGCCTGGGGTTCTGCCTTCTCCCTCCTGGAACAAGGAGATTTGACAGCTGGTGTCCGGGCGCTGGCCACCGAGAGATGTAACTGGCTGAGCAG GCCTGACCTGCTGGTACGAGCTGCACGCCACTATGAGGGAGCAGGACAGATACTTTTAAGGCAAGCTGTGAAGTCAGCGCAGAAATTTGTATCCATTGGTCATGGAGAGGCGCCACCCATTGGGGAGTGGCTGGAAGTGGAGTGTCCTGCCAGATTGGACCTTGCGG GTGGATGGAGCGATACTCCACCCATAGCCTTCGAGCATGGCGGTTCTGTGGTGAACGTGGCTGTGAAAGTTGATGGGAAACGTCCCATTGGTGCCAGGGCCCGTCGCATCAAAGAGCCCCGCTTGGTACTGGTCAGCTCCAGCGGAGGGCAGGACTGTGGGGTTGCAAGGGAGATTGTTTGCGAGAATCTGGAGGATTTAAAGGACCACTGCCAACCTAATGCGCCTG GTGCCCTGCtaaagtcagtgtgtgtgtgcagtggccTGGTCACCTTCCCATCCCCCCAGTCCTTGCAAGAGCAGCTACTACAgcgctggggtgggggggtggaggtccaCAGCTGGTCCCTGCTGCCTCACGGATCAGGTCTAG GTACCAGTAGTATCCTGGCGGGGGCGGTGTTTGCAGCAGTGTATAGATGCACTGCTCGCACATACGACACAGACTCCCTCATTCACGCTGTGCTGCACCTGGAGCAGATGCTAACCACAG GTGGTGGCTGGCAAGACCAAGTTGGAGGTTTAGTAGGAGGAGTTAAGTTGGCGCGCTCCAAAGCATGCCTGCCACTCCGTGTGGAAGTAGAGCGTCTTCCTGTCTCCCAGGACTTCCTGGTTTTGCTAAACCAACATCTCCTATTGGTTTACACAGGCAAAACACGGTTAGCAAGAAACCTGCTGCAG GACGTGGTGCGGAGCTGGTACAGTCGCCTGCCCATGATAGTGAACAATGCTGAGCAGTTGGTGGACAATGCTGAAGAGTGTGCTTGTGCATGTACAGCTG gctctctagacagactggggctgtGCCTGGATCGCTCGTGGCAGCAGAAGAAGGTGATGGCACCTGGATGTGAGCCTGTTGCTGTTCGTACCATGATGGATGCCTTACGCCCCTTGGTGTTGGGGCAGAGCCTAGCAGGGGCGGGCGGAGGGGGCTTCCTCTATCTCCTCACCCGCCAGCCTCTGCAaggcgagagagtgagacaggtccTCAACAATACCCCA GGTCTTGGAGACTTTAGTGTCCACTCAGTAGAGCTGGACATGGATGGGATATCACTGCTGAAGCCGTGCTGA
- the LOC136942444 gene encoding uncharacterized oxidoreductase YjmC-like: MCLIAQAEVLAFIERCMLAVGSKPSHARSLAEVLVEGDRRGHYSHGLNRMDIYVKDVQTGICAKEGEPVVEKETVATALVNGSNLLGAVVGNFCMDLAIKKAHNVGIGWVVAHGSNHYGIAGYYSMQALRENMIGMSFTNTSPLVVPTRAKERTLGTNPISVAAPAQDGDSFVLDMATSTVALGKIELYDRRGDIIPEGWGCDAQGKLSTDPGKVLNGGGLVPLGGGEATGGYKGFGLGMMVEVFCGMLAGSQYSRYIRTWKGTDRVADLGQCFVAINPANFAPGFNSRLSDMLSLHRTLEPAEPGMVVFTPGDPERIHISKCEELGGIPYHINVVKYMNDCAKKIRVKPLLPCDRLISDT, encoded by the exons at GTGTCTGATTGCCCAAGCAGAGGTGCTAGCCTTCATTGAGCGGTGTATGTTAGCAGTGGGTTCCAAGCCAAGCCATGCCAGGAGCCTGGCAGAGGtgctggtggagggagacaggaggggacacTACAGCCATGGCCTTAATAGGATGG ACATATATGTGAAGGACGTCCAGACAGGGATCTGTGCCAAGGAAGGAGAGCCCGTGGTGGAAAAGGAGACAGTTGCTACAGCCCTTGTGAATGGAAGTAATTTGCTGGGGGCCGTGGTTGGCAACTTCTGCATGGACCTAGCCATCAAGAAGGCCCACAACGTGGGCATTGGATGGGTAGTGGCACATG gGTCGAACCATTATGGTATTGCTGGCTATTACTCAATGCAAGCACTAAGAGAAAACATGATT GGCATGTCTTTTACAAATACCTCACCGCTGGTGGTACCTACACGTGCCAAAGAG CGTACACTAGGCACCAATCCAATCAGTGTTGCAGCGCCAGCCCAAGATGGAGACAGTTTTGTCTTGGACATGGCAACATCTACAGTTGCACTAGGAAAg ATTGAGCTTTATGACAGGCGTGGCGACATCATACCAGAAGGCTGGGGCTGCGATGCCCAGGGCAAGCTGAGTACAGATCCAGGAAAGGTGCTTAATGGAGGAGGACTGGTACCTCTTGGGGGAGGCGAGGCCACAG GTGGTTACAAGGGCTTTGGTCTCGGAATGATGGTTGAGGTATTCTGCGGTATGCTGGCAGGTTCCCAGTACAGCAGATACATTCGCACATGGAAGGGTACTGACCGAGTAGCAGACCTG GGTCAATGTTTTGTAGCGATAAACCCAGCAAACTTTGCTCCGGGGTTCAACAGCAGACTGTCTGATATGCTTTCCCTGCACCGAACACTGGAGCCA GCTGAGCCAGGCATGGTGGTGTTCACCCCAGGGGACCCCGAGAGAATCCACATCAGCAAGTGTGAGGAGCTGGGGGGGATTCCATACCACATTAATGTGGTCAAATATATG AATGATTGTGCAAAGAAAATCAGAGTAAAGCCCCTTTTGCCGTGTGATAGGCTGATCTCTGATACCTAA
- the ifitm5 gene encoding interferon-induced transmembrane protein 5 — MDNHAYNYPSDCTPLTNCNSSRKAGGSTVVNMGADGKKQPSDYLVWSLCNTLYVNFCCLGFMALIYSIKARDQKTIGNLQAAQECSDKAKWYNILAAGWNLLVPLLLVVLLVLLLVHLGTSQGSFDFFGEDGFQSFMKLFSR; from the exons ATGGACAACCATGCATACAACTATCCATCTGACTGCACCCCGCTTACCAACTGCAACTCTAGTCGTAAGGCTGGAGGGTCTACAGTGGTGAACATGGGGGCGGATGGCAAAAAGCAACCCAGCGACTACCTGGTCTGGTCTTTGTGTAACACTCTTTATGTCAACTTCTGCTGTCTGGGATTCATGGCTCTAATCTACTCTATCAAG GCTAGAGACCAGAAGACCATAGGGAACCTGCAGGCTGCCCAAGAGTGTTCGGACAAGGCCAAATGGTACAACATCCTGGCGGCGGGCTGGAACCTGCTGGTGCCCCTGCTGCTGGTGGTTctcctggtgctgctgctggtccACCTGGGCACTTCTCAGGGTTCCTTTGACTTCTTTGGAGAAGATGGCTTTCAGAGTTTTATGAAGCTTTTTAGCAGGTAG
- the LOC136942006 gene encoding L-fucose kinase isoform X1, with amino-acid sequence MSKRCEFSWTVIVLTCQHKDSVYAFQRELELRQQRGCIPKRTLLLTVSDPLQRLGSGGATFNALLVAAEHLSARAGYTVVTADVLDDAHILILHTGRDFPFDSCGRAFCWMAIEKTSQIVQGPICCLDMLLDTLSNQVCPGSPAGVWVCSTDMILTIPTAHVMTWDDFTGVRVLALPGDVSYASNHGVYLADEQGRVCDIIYRGTKDRIHRATQPDGKVPLVSGPIFFSKDVSERLLQTYVTPPLDGCTYMGMDSGAPPLQISLFLDVLMCLCSNLTESDFINGERLGCSSPLGPQGAAVTSARAVLWKILRGIPLTMVYVPGGCYDYLTMSGRAHIDRLTKAGTVRDTLSHIENGQCVSQGGRVINCVLEGDVSVASRAVIQHCHLQGPIEIQSGCLLSGLKVTSSQAHHLVLNSDIIIQGHHIKLGELKLTVYTVLGAHDDLELSSEDSTASFLNQQWSQFFHRTRIQPEELWMSGDHRSLLEARLFPVFQPKGGAVDLEGGACWLLGGLGSLEQWRTAWKLSLKEVLSLTDQEAELGWREQLFFLAGRRRVTDMLNGRSDCSLLPSFRAMVLGGQQGELLSTLDAIAASSTGNLGVASRCLANIADVLGCLAGEGRGGLRSGPAANPAWGSAFSLLEQGDLTAGVRALATERCNWLSRPDLLVRAARHYEGAGQILLRQAVKSAQKFVSIGHGEAPPIGEWLEVECPARLDLAGGWSDTPPIAFEHGGSVVNVAVKVDGKRPIGARARRIKEPRLVLVSSSGGQDCGVAREIVCENLEDLKDHCQPNAPGALLKSVCVCSGLVTFPSPQSLQEQLLQRWGGGVEVHSWSLLPHGSGLGTSSILAGAVFAAVYRCTARTYDTDSLIHAVLHLEQMLTTGGGWQDQVGGLVGGVKLARSKACLPLRVEVERLPVSQDFLVLLNQHLLLVYTGKTRLARNLLQDVVRSWYSRLPMIVNNAEQLVDNAEECACACTAGSLDRLGLCLDRSWQQKKVMAPGCEPVAVRTMMDALRPLVLGQSLAGAGGGGFLYLLTRQPLQGERVRQVLNNTPGLGDFSVHSVELDMDGISLLKPC; translated from the exons ATGTCAAAGAGATGTGAATTTAGCTGGACGGTAATAGTTTTGACATGTCAACACAAAGACAGCGTCTATGCTTTTCAAAGAG AGCTAGAGTTGAGACAGCAGCGTGGATGTATTCCAAAACGGACATTGTTGCTCACTGTGTCAGACCCTCTGCAGCGCCTGGGTAGTGGAGGGGCTACATTCAATGCACTACTGGTGGCTGCTGAACATCTAAGCGCCAGAGCAGGATACACT GTTGTTACTGCAGACGTACTTGATGATGCTCACATTCTCATCCTGCATACG GGGCGGGACTTTCCCTTCGATAGCTGTGGAAGAGCATTCTGTTGGATGGCTATCGAAAAGACATCTCAGATTGTACAAGGTCCTATCTGCTGTTTGGATATGTTGCTGGACACTCTCTCCAACCAG GTATGTCCTGGTTCTCCTGCGGGTGTTTGGGTTTGCAGCACAGATATGATCCTGACCATTCCTACTGCCCATG TGATGACATGGGATGATTTTACCGGTGTTAGAGTGTTAGCGCTTCCTGGAGATGTTTCTTATGCCTCCAACCATGGAGTCTACCTTGCTGATGAACAG GGTCGAGTGTGTGATATCATCTACAGAGGAACAAAAGACAGAATTCACCGAGCCACACAACCCGATGGAAAGGTGCCTCTG GTTTCGGGGCCAATTTTCTTCAGCAAGGATGTGTCCGAGCGACTGTTGCAGACTTACGTGACCCCTCCCCTGGACGGGTGCACCTACATGGGCATGGATTCTGGTGCTCCACCCCTTCAG ATCTCACTCTTCTTGGATGTGTTGATGTGTCTGTGCTCAAACCTGACAGAGTCAGACTTTATAAATGGAGAAAGGCTTGGCTGCAGTTCCCCCCTGGGGCCACAGGGGGCAGCGGTGACAAGCGCAAGAGCTGTACTGTGGAAGATACTGAGGGGAATCCCTCTTACAATGG TTTATGTTCCAGGAGGTTGCTATGACTACCTGACCATGTCAGGACGAGCGCATATAGATCGCCTGACAAAGGcggggacagtgagagacaccCTTTCACACATAGAG AATGGCCAGTGTGTGAGTCAGGGCGGCAGGGTGATCAACTGTGTACTAGAGGGGGATGTCAGTGTAGCATCCAGGGCAGTGATCCAGCACTGTCACCTACAG GGCCCAATTGAAATCCAATCTGGATGTTTACTATCAGGCCTCAAGGTGACTTCATCGCAAGCCCATCATCTCGTCCTaaacagtgacatcatcattcAGGGACACCACATAAAGCTGGGAGAGTTAAAGCTCACTGTTTACACTGTGCTTGGGGCTCATGATGACCTGGAG TTATCCTCTGAGGACAGCACGGCCTCTTTCCTCAACCAACAGTGGAGCCAGTTCTTCCATCGCACTCGGATACA ACCGGAGGAGCTATGGATGTCCGGTGACCATCGCTCCCTGCTGGAAGCTCGTCTGTTCCCAGTCTTCCAACCCAAAGGGGGCGCTGTGGACCTGGAGGGGGGTGCCTGCTGGCTCCTGGGTGGCCTGGGGTCACTAGAGCAATGGAGGACAGCGTGGAAGCTGTCTCTCAAGGAGGTGCTGTCCCTGACCGACCAGGAAGcagagctgggctggagggagcaGTTGTTTTTTCTGGcgggcaggaggagggtgacTGACATGCTGAATGGCCGTAGCGACTGCAGTCTGCTGCCTAGCTTCAGGGCTATGGTGCTGGGAGGCCAACAGGGGGAGCTGCTGAGCACACTTGATGCCA tTGCAGCGAGCAGTACAGGGAACTTGGGAGTGGCTTCCAGGTGCCTGGCCAATATAGCGGATGTGCTAGGCTGTCTGgccggggagggcaggggaggtctGAGGAGTGGGCCAGCTGCTAACCCTGCCTGGGGTTCTGCCTTCTCCCTCCTGGAACAAGGAGATTTGACAGCTGGTGTCCGGGCGCTGGCCACCGAGAGATGTAACTGGCTGAGCAG GCCTGACCTGCTGGTACGAGCTGCACGCCACTATGAGGGAGCAGGACAGATACTTTTAAGGCAAGCTGTGAAGTCAGCGCAGAAATTTGTATCCATTGGTCATGGAGAGGCGCCACCCATTGGGGAGTGGCTGGAAGTGGAGTGTCCTGCCAGATTGGACCTTGCGG GTGGATGGAGCGATACTCCACCCATAGCCTTCGAGCATGGCGGTTCTGTGGTGAACGTGGCTGTGAAAGTTGATGGGAAACGTCCCATTGGTGCCAGGGCCCGTCGCATCAAAGAGCCCCGCTTGGTACTGGTCAGCTCCAGCGGAGGGCAGGACTGTGGGGTTGCAAGGGAGATTGTTTGCGAGAATCTGGAGGATTTAAAGGACCACTGCCAACCTAATGCGCCTG GTGCCCTGCtaaagtcagtgtgtgtgtgcagtggccTGGTCACCTTCCCATCCCCCCAGTCCTTGCAAGAGCAGCTACTACAgcgctggggtgggggggtggaggtccaCAGCTGGTCCCTGCTGCCTCACGGATCAGGTCTAG GTACCAGTAGTATCCTGGCGGGGGCGGTGTTTGCAGCAGTGTATAGATGCACTGCTCGCACATACGACACAGACTCCCTCATTCACGCTGTGCTGCACCTGGAGCAGATGCTAACCACAG GTGGTGGCTGGCAAGACCAAGTTGGAGGTTTAGTAGGAGGAGTTAAGTTGGCGCGCTCCAAAGCATGCCTGCCACTCCGTGTGGAAGTAGAGCGTCTTCCTGTCTCCCAGGACTTCCTGGTTTTGCTAAACCAACATCTCCTATTGGTTTACACAGGCAAAACACGGTTAGCAAGAAACCTGCTGCAG GACGTGGTGCGGAGCTGGTACAGTCGCCTGCCCATGATAGTGAACAATGCTGAGCAGTTGGTGGACAATGCTGAAGAGTGTGCTTGTGCATGTACAGCTG gctctctagacagactggggctgtGCCTGGATCGCTCGTGGCAGCAGAAGAAGGTGATGGCACCTGGATGTGAGCCTGTTGCTGTTCGTACCATGATGGATGCCTTACGCCCCTTGGTGTTGGGGCAGAGCCTAGCAGGGGCGGGCGGAGGGGGCTTCCTCTATCTCCTCACCCGCCAGCCTCTGCAaggcgagagagtgagacaggtccTCAACAATACCCCA GGTCTTGGAGACTTTAGTGTCCACTCAGTAGAGCTGGACATGGATGGGATATCACTGCTGAAGCCGTGCTGA
- the commd9 gene encoding COMM domain-containing protein 9: MAALLDEHFSSMQILLKAPSKDTVRQLCADSFSAGYLESMLLTENTAGILSVSASEAKQLLVALHTLSHHTLFHHLTSPEEVLALFPESFHPSLKNLITKIVLELSPTWRNEALSNQISLPHLVELDWRVDMKTASDSVSRMAVPTCLVHMKIEDSLGDSDTLSSVTVELSRETLDTMLDGLGRIRDQLSVVAAK, encoded by the exons GCTCCATCGAAGGACACAGTGCGGCAGCTGTGTGCCGACAGTTTCTCTGCAGGATATCTTGAGTCGATGTTGCTCACTGAAAACACGGCAGGAATTCTCTCCGTATCTGCAAGTGAGGCCAAACAG CTTCTCGTTGCCCTTCACACTCTATCTCACCACACCTTATTCCACCACCTGACCTCACCTGAGGAAGTCCTTGCACTGTTCCCAGAGTctttccaccccagcctcaagaACCTCATCACAAAGATTGTACTTGAACTCAG CCCCACATGGAGAAATGAGGCTCTTTCTAATCAAA tCTCACTACCCCATCTTGTAGAGCTCGACTGGAGAGTTGACATGAAGACAGCCTCTGACTCTGTGAGTCGTATGGCTGTTCCCACCTGTTTGGTGCATATGAAG ATCGAGGACAGTCTTGGGGATAGTGACACACTCTCCTCAGTGACTGTGGAGTTGAGCAGGGAAACTCTGGACACAATGCTAGATGGACTTGGACGCATCCGGGACCAGCTGTCAGTGGTGGCTGCAAAATAA